The sequence tgtcttaataataatttattactgaaaacaaaattaattcattaaagatGTAAGATTAGTTGAATTTACTACTTATATTATTGCcagtcataaataaaaataacccGTCGTACAGCGGAATACATCTCGAATTATTTTACCAGGTGTATTTCATGTTTTAATGCGAGAACACAAATTACTCTGCACTAATCAGCACAAACGTGGTCGTCTTGCAGGTTTTTCGAGCATGCGGACCAAGGGCTGTCCTGTCATCCTCTATGTCTATTCTCTTCCTTCGAGTTCAGTAGTTAGAAATCTCAATGAATAACGATCCCCATAGTATTCTCCCGTTCAATCCTCATCGTTGTCTGTTGCAGCGTCGTCGCTTGACAGTAATCACATTAGCGGATATCGTTGCTGTTTCTGCAATAGTCCATACCCGACAACAGCTCACCTGAAAAGTCATTTGACCAGAGGTTGCTTCATGGATCCGTCCTTCTCGATTGAGAAGCGGCGCAACATCAACAGAATGGAGTCCAGGAATTATGTGTGTCCAAAGTGTTCGCAGGGTTACAAGAATAAGCGTACGTTGGACACGCATTTGCGTATCGCGTGCGGCCGCGAGCCGAAGTTCCAGTGTCCGTACTGCGACCTGAAGAGTAAACATCCACCAAACATTTATACCCACATTAGACGCAAGCATAAGGGCGAGGATCTCTTTttgataattgataaataggctctaaattaaattatatattataaaattgttgttaaattatgatttacataaaaaactttaatttgaatttatatatatataaaattatatataattatatatttaattatatataatttaactatatatgtgtgtgtgaattgtgtgaacaattttacaattttctatgaAGCTTATGAAATGTCAATAAGCAACAATTCATGTTTTTGCCAAGATCGTCTTAAGACTTTTACAATTGCTTTActctaaaaaaagatttgtataagcattgtatgaattatttatgctAAATATCTGTTTCACAAGAGACAAAGATTGGAAAAAGCTATAAAATGTATtcgaaattatattgattacatttttctgatcggattgcataaatttttatgagtaatttttcatttaaatttttcatgaaaataaaCATGACGTTCTCAGATCATATCTCTTTATTTATTCTCCTTTCCTGTCAGTTGTACGTATGGAAAGCTAATTTTACGTACATTCAttcttattacatattttagttCTTTGATTACAAAACATTTGGTAATgtgtattgaaaaaaactagatagcataaaattattataataattatcaacaaggaattatatatttatattattttattttttcccaaaAGAAAAgcattgttgataataaattaataaattattaatcaattaaacgattgtattttgtttttaggaaattattgattttaaattttattcaatttttatatgtactatGTAATATTACTATGATAGtacgaatatttataattaattaatatgtttttatttcagatgACTGTAATATTGCAACTTAATAAGAACAACGAACGTTGGAACCGTTAAAGAAGTCAAAACTTATTAGGATTGACtcgaaaattattgaaaattatataccaGTCTGAAATGAATTGTATGTTTTACGTAATCTTATGTAAGATActgaaaagcaaaaaaatataagtgaaAGGAGAATCGTAGAAGAAAAAATCCAAAAGTTGCTAGAggatgaaatttttatattattatttgcaaattttattccaagttttattatattaatgacacacaaatttattaaataataaaattttattttgtatataatttatttatttctataattattgtatgcttgcgttattgtaaaaatgttttattgtataattatattactaaaaatatatatttattaattaaaaaattgcttaataccattatttttacatgagTTATTGAGGGAGTGTACATTGTGCTAATTATTACGTATACGTAGATTGAAAAATGCACATACATTTCAATCTATAAATTTGTatcttaaagtttattttatggttgtattttttactattatatagattaatgaattttttaaaagcatttatacattaattgcagattgtttatttttattttttgtaaaatagaaaggattattgtatagaaaaaaatggcgAAAAATTAATCATGACTTTTGCTATAACTCGATCTAATTATGTCTTAAGGAGATGAAAGGGAAACCTTTGCTGTGCCCCATATATTAATTAGCAAATATTTGTTGATATTTTGCTTAGtgaatatgtttatttaattataaatatcttttttaattaataaagatatatatcgAGTATGTATGGCGGAAATTAAAAtgcgaataattttaaaatgatactataaaatggtaatgaTATTTTGATGCATTCTAATTACAgatgatatattaataatagacgAAGATGGTAAGTGGCATTATTTCGAGACATTGCACCAAAAGgaatcaaaagaaaaagacaacTGGGAAGACAATGATGAGAATTTACAAATTGATAAGAGTAACAAGACGACTAACGAGGGAAAAGATCTCAAGCTGTCAAGgagcaataaattaatttgttttacgtGTAAAGGAAAACTCTAGAAGTTAAAAACGTTAAAGTCACATAAATCGAatgattgttaaaaaatatattggtGTAGATATTGTGGTCACGAATTTAGTTATCGAGCTAGTTATAACAGGCATAAGAAGAAGAAACATTGCTTTGCTGCTAAACGTATCAATtagcgaataaaaaaatttagtttttaaatattttttgtatcctTATGGTTGAATAATTCTATGGTTgaacgttattttttaaatcaagtgcatattaatttcagtcaagaaaatattaataatgatattactATAAGATTAAAGAGGTTTTTGGTTTTTTAACGTTTTGTTAAGCtgaatttaagtattttatttaagaaagctgttatatgtattttttttacatatttttataattttttgataaatttaataaatttattttgataaattttcccTGGTTTTTTGGCGAGTGTTGCGTGAGCGAATTCTGCTGGAATACCGGTATTAACAGCGAACCGTGTTGATTGTTGTGTTGTAGAATTCCGCACGTCCGTCGTCCGAACGTATACCTGCGAATACTGCAGCAAGGGCTTCACCCTTAAGCGCTTTCTTTACGCCCATCTGAAGAAGAGCTGCTATTGGAACCCGAGTTCCGAATGCTACCACGCGCAGAAGTTGAAACCCTTCTCGTGCTCCGGATGTGGTGCCTCGTATTCGAAGCAGAGTTCTCTCAAGTGGCACGTGCGTCACGATTGCGGTAGAACTTTAAAATGCGACGATTGCGGCAAGACTTTTTTACAATCGAACAGTTTGTACAGGCACAAGAAGCTGTCGTGCGTTATACCACAAGAACAATCATAACTCGAGGCGTTGATTGTAAAATCCGTATAAAGCTACTCGGATTATTGACTCtgcatatgtgtgtgtgtatatgaaTATTTGATTTGGTTGGACATGACTGCGATATAACTGCATAAGATTTCTTTGTACGTTTACTCATTTTGCTagtcttttttcatttttcgtttaggattaaatgtttattcgtTCCTCGTTTGATACATatggttataatttttatgactgtttttatattttatattttattaaagctaTAATTCTTCtttgtcatataaaataaattgaaaaaattctagACTATTCATTGATTTACCTAAAACACTATCcgatttataatctttttgacAAGTATACCTGTTTTATGTTTCAAAGCTACGCTACTAGCGTAATTTTTCACATAACATgcaaataagttaaaatgtcACTAAATATTCTTGCATTTTGAAACACAACAATGATTCCACCACTAATGCACATTAAATCGAGACAGCCAATGTGGGAGTAAATGGCAGTgtgtttttcttcttctcgcTGCAAAAACATCACATACGAGAGTGTTGGAAACATACAGCATATTTTTCCAGTTTATTTTGATGTAACGAACCAGTTCtcttttatttagtttatttatttgcatgtaaaatacattttacagcTATTTGTTAGGTTGCTCCTAATCATTTGCAGTcgatatatgaatttattaagtatcacaaaaataattgcacttaaatatctcttattttgtaaatttttaatgattctgaaattattaataacgaaTTTTGTTCACTGTTAAAAAACACCGATGGAATATTGACTAGTGATTCGCTACACAAGATTTCTGACCgcaaatgatttaattaaattgacttACTTACTTTTGTAACTCACGAGCCGCAAATAAACGTACTACCTCAAAGAGATTCGCTTTGTTAACTTTGTGTATGCTCGCTTAAAGATACGAACACAATCGATTGACGGAACGGTAATCGTGTTGCAGAATTGGAGCTAGGCACGAATAATTCGACGCGCGGCGAAGGCACCAAGCGAAAGTATAGTTGCAAGTACTGCGGCAAGGGCTTTACGCAGTCCGGCCATTTGAGGAGCCATCAGAAGAGCTCGTGCTACTGGAACCCCAGGTCCACCTGCCATCAATCGCAGAAGATCAGGCCGTTCTCCTGCACGCAGTGCGGCGCCTGTTACTCCAAGCAGTCGCACCTCATCTTTCACGTTCGGCACGAGTGCGGCCGCACGCAAAAGTGCAACATCTGCGGCAAAACGTTTCTACACAGCAGCAGCCTACGAAGGCACCGTCAGAGAGCGTGCAATTTTCAGCTTTGCTAATGCACGCGTGACGCGTGTACCCCGAAACCTTCGGCCGGAAGACGTTTACCGAAACAAGCCGCGCGATCTCTTCCCTCATCAGTATCTAGAAAGACACACAGCGGCCAGGACGGTTAATGGTTTTCGAACATAATTATACCAATTGAAGGGACTTTGCAATTTGCGGAACGGCAATGGAGTGAGAGTTCTGGAGTGCTTTGTTCTTAAAGAAAGTTCTCAAACTTTCCAAATTGTGCGTCTTGAAAAGATGCCGCGAAACGTTGACGTTGACAGGATAGGTTTTTGTTTAGATCTTTATCGACAGGTCAGAGTGCAGTGTACGTTGCCGTATGGCGCGTATCGTTTACAGTGCAACCGAATACCAAGTCAAAGAATTATTGTGATATgttataatgaatataaattataatatcgaatatttctaaagcaaaaaaaaagttattattctttcttttgatCCTGATTTAAATACAGACACCCGGACATCTTTTACAGGAACATCCAATTTACCTCAACAATATCGCATTTTAGTTTAGCGGTAAGGAAAACGTCTTGTTTAATGACATCTCGTCCGTTcaagtaatttctttttttatcttcagaTTTCATCTGTTCGACTTTTACTGATCCGTGTTTCTTTGTTTTCAGATTGTTTGTTCGAAATGAGCCATGGCGACATCAAAGATTAGGCAAACGAATGTCACTGAGTGACATCAGTTTCTCTCGATGCTTATAGAAAATTTCGAAGCTGATATTTTTCAccttatttttgtatttgaatGTTTTACACCGAATGGTCGTTTAAATGACACgtgattatattatgttaaagcgaattgatttataaatttataataaaatgttttcagcGACTGTTTTACGCTTCTTGAAACCTCTGATATATTGATctgatatctttttttcatatattcttCGTGGCTACAATGGGCTTGCATGCAACTTTTGTTTtctctattctttttttctttggttATTGTATCGCTGATTGATTACGACAATTTTCtataacaaagaaaatttgctaGTCCGTCGGCGATACGTTAAgagagtattaatttttactatttttcttttttaaagcatCTGATCACCATCATGTTACAGAGGAAGAGTCAGCGCAGAAGAGACAAACTACATGGATGAAGacagaaataaattgtgaAGACGAATCactgaaaaatgataaacCTAAAACAAGTATAGGACAaagctttaaaattgtgtGGGGTCCTCCAGCAAATATTGGCCAAGAACATTCTGAATCTTgcgaaattatttctataaatgaTAGTCAGTCAATCATTAACGAAATTGAAAATTCTCCGCCAG is a genomic window of Monomorium pharaonis isolate MP-MQ-018 chromosome 7, ASM1337386v2, whole genome shotgun sequence containing:
- the LOC118646520 gene encoding zinc finger protein 814-like; this encodes MREHKLLCTNQHKRGRLAASSLDSNHISGYRCCFCNSPYPTTAHLKSHLTRGCFMDPSFSIEKRRNINRMESRNYVCPKCSQGYKNKRTLDTHLRIACGREPKFQCPYCDLKNDILIIDEDGKWHYFETLHQKESKEKDNWEDNDENLQIDKSNKTTNEGKDLKLYCGHEFSYRASYNRHKKKKHCFAAKQFRTSVVRTYTCEYCSKGFTLKRFLYAHLKKSCYWNPSSECYHAQKLKPFSCSGCGASYSKQSSLKWHVRHDCGRTLKCDDCGKTFLQSNKLELGTNNSTRGEGTKRKYSCKYCGKGFTQSGHLRSHQKSSCYWNPRSTCHQSQKIRPFSCTQCGACYSKQSHLIFHVRHECGRTQKCNICGKTFLHSSSLRRHRQRACNFQLC